Below is a window of Deinococcus apachensis DSM 19763 DNA.
CGGGGCCTATCTCGCCCACATCGGGCTGATCGTGGTCGCCCTCGGCATCGCCTTCTCGGGCACCTACCGGCAGGACGCGCAGACCACCCTCAACGTCGGAGCGGCACCCGTCCGGTTGCTGAACGAGACGCTGGCGCTGCAAGGCACGCGGCAGGACACCAAACCCTACGGCCGTTCCGCTGTGGCCCGTGTGCTGATCGACGGACGGCCCTTTGAGGCCCGGATGAATACCTACGTGCAGGGCGGCGAGACCGCCTTCCCCGCGCCTGCCGTTCGCTACGGGCTGCTGGGCGACACCTATCTGGTCGTAACCGCCTTCGACTCGCAGGGCCAGTGGGCCAGCGTGCGGCTGATCGAGAGCCCGCTGGTGTCGTGGATCTGGTGGGGCACCCTGATCGTGGTGCTCGGCGCGGGCCTAACGCTCGTGACGCCCCGGCGCGCGACAGTCCGCGCCCCCGCCCTGCGCTCGGCCCCGGCGACCGACTAAGCGAGAGTTCCTATGACTGAGATTCCCTCCCCTTCCAAACCCTCGGTGCCCGCCCCGCTGTGGCGGCGCCTGCTCCCCCCCATCCTCGCCGCCGCGCTCGTCGCCGTGCTGGGCGTGGCGCTGCTCAGTCCTTCCCGCAATGCCACGGACGGTGGTCCCCTTGTCGGCAAACCCGCGCCCCAATTCACGCTGACCAGCCTGGACGGGACGAAGGTCAGCCTCGCTTCCCTGAAGGGCCGTCCCGTTGTCCTCAACTTCTGGGCCTCCTGGTGCGGGCCGTGCCGGGAGGAGGCGCCCCTCTTCCGCGAACTCAGTACCCGGCAGGGCGCGGGGCAGGGCCTCGCCGTCGTCGGCATCCTCTTTCAGGAAACGAAGGAGCAGAATGCCCGCGACTTCATCCGCGAGTACGCCCTCGCCTACCCCTCGCTGCGGGACCCCGGCATCCAGACTGGGATCAACTACGGCGTGTCGGGCGTGCCCGAGACCTTTTTCATCGATCAGTCCGGTGTGATTCAACATGTGGACCGCGGCGGCCTGACCCGCGAGCGGTTGAACGCGGGGCTGACGAAGATCGGGGTGACGGGATTGTGAGGCGCCTTCTGCCCTCTGCCCTCTGCCTCCTGCTCTCTGCCTCCCTCGCCCTGACCCCGGCCCAGGAGGCGCGTGCGCAGCACCTCGGGAGCAACCTGCGCTGCCCGATCTGCACGGGCGTGCCCATCACCGAGAGCCCGAACGACATCAGCCGAGAGATGCTGCGCGAGGTGCGCGAGCAGGTGGCGGCGGGGCGCAGCGACCGGGATGTCTATGCCTACTTCGCCGCGCGGTACGGGAACTTCGTGCTGCTGGACCCGCCCAAGGAGGGGAGCAACCTGCTGCTGTGGGGCGCCCCGCTGGCGGCGCTGGCGGCGGGGGGCGCCGTGCTGTGGGGCTTCCTGTACCGCAAACGCTCGGCCCCGGAGGCGACGGCCCTGCTGTCCGCTGACGAGCCTTTCGACCCCTACCTTGCCGAGGTGCAGCGGCGGACGAGGCAGGCCGGTTCCGGGGAAGGGGGGCAGGTATGATCCTCAGCCTGACGCTGCTCGCCCTGATCCTGCTCGTGTCGCTGTGGCTGGTGCTGGAACCGCTGCGGCGGGGGGCACCGACCGATCCGGACGCTGCGGAACGCCAGCGGCTGACGGAGGAACGTGACCGCCTGTATGCCGAACTCGCGGCGCTGGAGGACGAGAGCCGCCGCCCTGACCTGGAACGCCGCGCGGCCCTGACCCTGCGGGCGTTGGACGCGCTGCCGCCCGCTCCTCCTCCCGCTACCCGTGCCGGACGGACCCGCACGCTGGCCCTGACCGGGGTGGGGGCCGCCGCCCTGCTCACGGTCACCGGGGCGCTGACCTTCGTGCCGCGCTGGCAGCTCGCCTCCCTGAACGGGCAGGAGGCGCGGAACGTCCAGGCCACACTGGCCCTGCCCAACCTGCGGCGCCGGGCCGAGGCGGGAGGCGACAAGGCCGCGTATATGGCCTGGGGCAAGGCGGCCTTCGACAGCGGGCACTACGACCAGGCACTCCCTGCCTACGGCAACGCCCTGAGGCTTGACCCCCGGCAACCCGAGGCGCTGCGGCGGCTGGGCATCCTGCTGCTGACGCGGGGCGACCAGACCGGGCAACAGATCAAGCCCGAGGACGCGCGGCAGGCCTTCCTCCTGATCCGCACAGCGGCGGGGCTCGCACCGAGGGAGCCGGAATCGCAGCTCCTGCTGGGCTTCGCGCTCGCCCGCTTCGGGCAGGACGCGGACGCGCTGACGGCGCTGGAACGCTACCGGACCCTGGATCCCAAGGGGCGGGACGCCGACGACCTCATCACCGCCATCCGTGCCCGCCAGAACGACGAGGACCCCGGCCTGCGGGTGTACGCGACGAACTGCGCGAGTTGCCACGGGCCGAACGGGAACGGCGGCGCCTTCGGCCCCAGCCTGCGGGCCTCCACCCTGACCCGCGAGGCGCTGCGGTCG
It encodes the following:
- a CDS encoding TlpA family protein disulfide reductase; this encodes MTEIPSPSKPSVPAPLWRRLLPPILAAALVAVLGVALLSPSRNATDGGPLVGKPAPQFTLTSLDGTKVSLASLKGRPVVLNFWASWCGPCREEAPLFRELSTRQGAGQGLAVVGILFQETKEQNARDFIREYALAYPSLRDPGIQTGINYGVSGVPETFFIDQSGVIQHVDRGGLTRERLNAGLTKIGVTGL
- a CDS encoding cytochrome c-type biogenesis protein, translating into MRRLLPSALCLLLSASLALTPAQEARAQHLGSNLRCPICTGVPITESPNDISREMLREVREQVAAGRSDRDVYAYFAARYGNFVLLDPPKEGSNLLLWGAPLAALAAGGAVLWGFLYRKRSAPEATALLSADEPFDPYLAEVQRRTRQAGSGEGGQV
- a CDS encoding c-type cytochrome, whose protein sequence is MILSLTLLALILLVSLWLVLEPLRRGAPTDPDAAERQRLTEERDRLYAELAALEDESRRPDLERRAALTLRALDALPPAPPPATRAGRTRTLALTGVGAAALLTVTGALTFVPRWQLASLNGQEARNVQATLALPNLRRRAEAGGDKAAYMAWGKAAFDSGHYDQALPAYGNALRLDPRQPEALRRLGILLLTRGDQTGQQIKPEDARQAFLLIRTAAGLAPREPESQLLLGFALARFGQDADALTALERYRTLDPKGRDADDLITAIRARQNDEDPGLRVYATNCASCHGPNGNGGAFGPSLRASTLTREALRSVIVNGKGAMPAYPNLKPADLNALLDVLERWQKEGS